CACAAGAGATTTTAGCCTAATCGATATTGCATGCGGTACTGGGAATTATGCCCTCGTCTTTGCCCCATATTTAAAGGAGATAACAGGCGTTGATATCTCTGCTGGAATGCTGGAGAGGTTTAGAGAAAAGGTTAAAGAGCGAGGGATCTCCAACTGCAAAATAATCCATCAGGACTGGCGCTCATTCGAAGCAAAAAAGGAATTTGACATCGTATTTTCCTCAATGAATCCTCTTCTCGGATACCACAAAAATATCGATCAAATGCTAAATCTCTCTAAAAGATTCGTCGTCCTCATAGGTTGGGCAGGTGTCAGAAAGAATGTCTTTCTTGAAGAGATCAGTAAGAAAATTCTAGGACATCCCCCCCAGGCTCCAAAGAGCGACATAACAGTGGTATTCGGGTATCTTTATTCCCTGGGATATGCTCCTGAGATTCAATATTTTACTGGAACATGGCACAGGACCTATGAGCTAAGTAAACAGATTGAAAGAATAATCTGGCGCCTTGAGTTTGAAAGGGATCTTACAGCCAGGGAACGTGAGATTGTCAAGGATGAACTCATGGCCATCTCAAAAAACGGCATGGTCACCCTGGAGACGAAGGTCAGAATTGGTATGATATTTTTGGACAAGGATCTCAATTAACGGGCTATCATAGACCTCAAAATATCAGCCGCGTTCTCAGCATGATCTGCTGCACGGCCTATGAGTTCTATTAGCCTCAACATGTACATTGCATCAATGGCTCCGTCTACCCTTTCAAAAATGAGCTTTTTTAGTCTATGCTCAAGGGTATCTGCCTCATGTTCTCTTGTCCTTAAGGCTAAAATCTTATCCTTAATGTGGACTCGAATGTCTTCGTCTCCTGTCTGAAAATACGTACGTGCTGCATGTATGATCGGTTTGAGATCTTGGCATATGGAAAGGCAAGTACCATAGAGTTCAAAAATCTTTTCTTTGACATCAGAGTCTAAAGAAACACTCCTATAACTCAACCACTCAACTATGTCTTCTGCGGTATCTGCTACGTTGTCTTCTTCTTGGAGGTACAAAAACAACTCAAACTTATCTATGGGCATTATTATGCCCTTTGGAAGGTGAGATCTAACATTTCTACTTATGAGATCTGCAGCATGTTCAAGCTCACTAACCTTTTCGCTTATTGCCTCAAAGAGCTTTTTCTCACCATTAAAGTAGGCATCAAGTGCGCTCCTTGCCTCCTCAAAACAATCTGCAACATATTTGGCATGATTCTCTAGGCATTCGAGTGGTTCCCTACGCCTTCCATCAGACTCTGGTGGGCATGGAA
The Dissulfuribacter thermophilus genome window above contains:
- a CDS encoding class I SAM-dependent DNA methyltransferase — protein: MKGFPGPDFWRERLRPKGEGENRRELTGQCWDKAAKTYDDLENEPDYAKLTQGVFEKMAQKGILTRDFSLIDIACGTGNYALVFAPYLKEITGVDISAGMLERFREKVKERGISNCKIIHQDWRSFEAKKEFDIVFSSMNPLLGYHKNIDQMLNLSKRFVVLIGWAGVRKNVFLEEISKKILGHPPQAPKSDITVVFGYLYSLGYAPEIQYFTGTWHRTYELSKQIERIIWRLEFERDLTAREREIVKDELMAISKNGMVTLETKVRIGMIFLDKDLN